The following are encoded in a window of Sebastes umbrosus isolate fSebUmb1 chromosome 7, fSebUmb1.pri, whole genome shotgun sequence genomic DNA:
- the LOC119491105 gene encoding protein MB21D2, which translates to MAAPALSSGNSPTSSGRIPHSGGGGGGGGGGGPELDFRSAARMEDLNRLIQEFSKHDQREYDDQRALEIHTAKDFIFSMLGMVQKLDQKLPVANEYLLLSGGVREGVVDMDLDELSVYARGTDYDMDFTLLVPALKLHDRNQPVTLDMRHSALGHSWLSLRLFDEGTINKWKDCCTIVDHINGTTNYFFSPTLVADWFYQSISLVLLEVQKKPQRGMPRVEKVERNGTIISVILGVGSSRMLYDIVPVVSFKGWPAVAQSWLMENHFWDGKITEEEVISGFYLVPACSYKGRKENEWRLSFARSEVQLKKCISTSLMQAYQACKAIIIKLLSRPKAISPYHLRSIMLWACDRLPTNYLGQDDFSAHFLLGLIDDLQHCLVNKMCPNYFIPQCNMLEHLSDETAVLHARKLSSVRSDPAEHLRTTIEHAKAANRLTVELQWRGSANNLPSPQSDAGGENQPDDRLAKKLQQLVTENPGKSISVFINPDDVTRPHFRIDDKFF; encoded by the exons ATGGCGGCTCCTGCTCTCTCCAGCGGGAACAGCCCGACCAGCAGCGGGAGGATCCCTCACAgcggaggagggggaggaggaggaggaggaggaggaccggaGCTGGACTTCAGGTCGGCGGCCCGCATGGAGGACCTGAACCGGCTCATCCAGGAGTTCAGCAAACACGACCAGCGGGAGTACGACGACCAGCGAGCTCTGGAGATCCACACGGCCAAAGACTTCATCTTCTCCATGCTGG GAATGGTCCAGAAGTTGGACCAGAAGCTGCCGGTGGCCAATGAGTACCTCCTCCTGTCAGGAGGCGTCCGCGAGGGCGTGGTGGACATGGACCTGGACGAGCTAAGCGTCTATGCCCGCGGCACGGACTACGACATGGACTTCACCCTGCTGGTCCCGGCGCTCAAACTCCACGACCGCAACCAGCCGGTGACCCTGGACATGAGGCACTCGGCCCTGGGCCACTCCTGGCTCAGCCTCCGCCTCTTCGATGAGGGAACCATCAACAAGTGGAAGGACTGCTGCACCATCGTCGACCACATCAACGGCACCACCAACTACTTCTTCTCCCCGACGCTCGTGGCCGACTGGTTCTACCAGTCCATCTCCCTGGTGCTGCTGGAGGTGCAGAAGAAGCCGCAGAGAGGGATGCCGAGGGTGGAGAAGGTGGAGAGGAACGGCACCATCATCTCCGTCATCCTGGGCGTCGGCAGCAGCCGGATGCTCTACGACATCGTCCCCGTGGTGTCCTTCAAGGGCTGGCCGGCCGTCGCTCAGAGCTGGCTGATGGAGAACCACTTCTGGGACGGGAAGATCACCGAGGAGGAGGTGATCAGCGGCTTCTACCTCGTCCCCGCCTGCTCTTACAAAGGCCGCAAGGAGAACGAGTGGCGCCTGTCATTCGCCCGCAGCGAGGTGCAGCTGAAGAAGTGCATCTCAACCAGCCTGATGCAGGCGTACCAGGCCTGTAAAGCCATCATCATCAAGCTGCTGTCTCGGCCCAAAGCCATCAGCCCTTACCACCTCCGCAGCATCATGCTGTGGGCCTGCGACCGCCTCCCCACCAACTACCTGGGCCAGGACGACTTCTCCGCCCACTTCCTGCTGGGCCTGATCGACGACCTGCAGCACTGCCTCGTCAACAAGATGTGTCCCAACTACTTCATCCCGCAGTGCAACATGCTGGAGCACCTGTCGGACGAGACGGCCGTGCTGCACGCCCGCAAACTCTCCTCGGTGCGCTCCGACCCGGCCGAGCACCTCCGCACCACCATCGAGCACGCCAAGGCCGCCAACAGGTTGACGGTGGAACTGCAGTGGCGAGGCAGCGCCAACAACCTGCCGTCGCCGCAGTCCGACGCCGGCGGAGAGAATCAGCCGGACGACCGGCTGGCCAAGAAGCTCCAGCAGCTGGTCACGGAGAACCCCGGGAAGTCCATCTCAGTCTTCATCAACCCGGACGACGTCACGCGACCGCACTTCCGCATTGACGACAAGTTCTTCTGA